A region of Acidithiobacillus ferridurans DNA encodes the following proteins:
- the carA gene encoding glutamine-hydrolyzing carbamoyl-phosphate synthase small subunit → MQAVLALADGSIYRGIGFGATGLAAGEICFNTAMSGYQEILSDPSYQGQIVTLTYPHIGNTGVNPEDMEGTRVFCSALVVRNLPRQPSSWRSTQDLSAFLQTHRIPGIAGIDTRALTRRLRDNGAQNAAVLVGETASEEKALAAARAFPGLIGRDLVQDVGCREAYTWDLASGTPEQGYHAQAVTRTQRHVVVYDFGTKRNILRLLADRACRITVVPARTAAAEVIALRPDGVLFSNGPGDPAALGYAEEAMRQIIATGIPTFGLCLGHQLLGLALGAKTVKMKFGHHGANHPVKDLRSGRVLVTSQNHGFAVDADTLPECLVATHASLFDGSLQGMAHRELPVFSFQGHPEAGPGPHDARVIFDDFVHAMNQYGGRHHA, encoded by the coding sequence ATGCAGGCGGTCTTGGCATTGGCAGACGGCAGCATCTATCGCGGTATAGGCTTTGGTGCCACCGGATTGGCAGCAGGCGAAATCTGTTTTAACACCGCCATGAGTGGTTACCAGGAGATCCTCTCCGATCCCTCGTATCAGGGGCAGATCGTTACGCTCACTTACCCCCATATCGGCAATACCGGAGTCAACCCGGAGGACATGGAGGGTACCCGGGTATTCTGCTCCGCTCTCGTCGTGCGCAATCTGCCACGGCAACCCAGCAGTTGGCGCAGCACCCAGGACCTGTCCGCCTTCCTGCAGACCCATCGAATTCCGGGCATCGCGGGAATCGACACCCGCGCTCTCACCCGCAGACTGCGGGATAACGGCGCTCAGAACGCTGCCGTCCTCGTCGGAGAAACCGCCAGCGAGGAGAAGGCCCTGGCCGCGGCGCGCGCTTTCCCAGGCCTCATCGGCCGTGATCTGGTGCAGGATGTGGGCTGCCGGGAGGCATACACCTGGGATCTCGCCAGCGGCACCCCCGAACAGGGCTATCACGCACAGGCCGTCACCCGGACACAGCGCCATGTGGTGGTTTACGACTTTGGCACCAAACGGAATATCCTGCGCCTGCTGGCGGATCGGGCCTGTCGAATCACGGTGGTGCCGGCCCGCACCGCGGCCGCCGAGGTGATCGCCCTGCGCCCGGACGGCGTACTCTTCTCCAATGGTCCCGGTGACCCGGCGGCCCTTGGCTATGCGGAAGAGGCCATGCGCCAGATCATCGCCACGGGTATTCCCACCTTCGGACTCTGTCTGGGGCATCAGTTGCTGGGACTGGCCCTGGGCGCCAAAACCGTCAAGATGAAGTTCGGACACCACGGTGCCAACCATCCGGTCAAAGATCTGCGCAGCGGTCGGGTGTTGGTCACCAGTCAGAACCACGGTTTCGCGGTGGACGCGGACACCCTGCCAGAGTGCCTGGTGGCGACCCATGCCTCACTGTTCGACGGCAGCCTGCAGGGCATGGCGCATCGGGAGCTGCCCGTATTTTCCTTTCAGGGCCACCCTGAGGCCGGACCCGGGCCCCATGACGCCCGTGTAATTTTTGACGACTTCGTTCACGCCATGAACCAGTACGGAGGCCGTCACCATGCCTAA
- the thiS gene encoding sulfur carrier protein ThiS, with translation MQILVNGVAREVPEQMTVRALLAELGWAERRVAVECNGEIVPRSTHATATLAAGDRLEIIQAVGGG, from the coding sequence ATGCAGATTCTGGTGAATGGTGTGGCCCGCGAGGTGCCTGAGCAGATGACGGTGCGGGCGCTGCTGGCCGAGCTGGGCTGGGCGGAGCGCCGTGTGGCCGTTGAATGCAATGGTGAAATCGTACCGCGCAGTACCCACGCCACGGCGACGCTGGCGGCCGGTGACCGCCTGGAGATCATCCAGGCGGTAGGCGGCGGCTGA
- a CDS encoding thiazole synthase yields MRKDPLVIAGREYQSRLLVGTGKYKDFAETRAAIDAAGAEIVTVALRRMNLGQSKDAPNLLEFLPADRFTILPNTAGCYTAEDAVRTCRLARELGDWKLVKLEVIGDPQTLYPDMRQTYDAAKILIAEGFEVMVYSVDDPVACKTFAEMGCVAVMPLAAPIGSGLGIRNPYNLRIILEQATVPILVDAGVGTASDVAVALELGCDGVLLNTAIAAAKDPILMAEAMRQGVEAGRKAFLAGRMPRKLYASASSPVDGLFFE; encoded by the coding sequence ATGCGTAAGGATCCTTTGGTGATTGCAGGGCGGGAGTACCAGTCCCGTCTGCTGGTGGGTACGGGAAAATATAAGGATTTTGCCGAGACCAGGGCGGCCATCGACGCGGCTGGCGCGGAGATCGTCACCGTGGCACTGCGCCGGATGAATCTGGGGCAGAGTAAAGACGCACCTAATCTGTTGGAGTTTCTCCCGGCGGACCGCTTTACCATCCTGCCGAACACGGCAGGATGCTACACGGCGGAGGATGCGGTGCGCACCTGCCGTTTGGCTCGGGAGCTGGGTGACTGGAAACTGGTCAAGCTGGAAGTCATCGGTGACCCTCAGACTCTATACCCGGATATGCGACAGACCTACGATGCGGCCAAAATCCTCATCGCCGAGGGCTTCGAGGTGATGGTCTACAGTGTGGATGATCCGGTGGCCTGCAAGACCTTTGCGGAGATGGGCTGTGTGGCGGTGATGCCGCTGGCGGCACCCATCGGTTCCGGTCTGGGCATTCGTAATCCTTACAATCTGCGCATCATTCTGGAGCAGGCGACAGTACCGATTCTGGTGGATGCGGGCGTGGGCACGGCGTCTGACGTGGCGGTGGCGCTGGAGCTGGGTTGTGATGGCGTTTTATTGAACACCGCCATTGCCGCAGCCAAAGACCCCATTCTCATGGCCGAGGCGATGCGGCAGGGAGTGGAGGCCGGGCGTAAGGCCTTTTTGGCGGGGCGCATGCCACGCAAGCTGTATGCCAGCGCCAGCAGCCCTGTGGATGGCCTCTTTTTTGAGTAG
- the mpl gene encoding UDP-N-acetylmuramate:L-alanyl-gamma-D-glutamyl-meso-diaminopimelate ligase has product MHIHVLGVCGTFMGGIALLARAAGHQVTGSDAHTYPPMSDLLAREGVMVHEGYDPAQLDPVPDLVLIGNALSRGNLCVEAVLDRQIPYDSGPAWLSREILQSRWVLAVAGTHGKTTTTSILTWILQEAGLDPGFLIGGEARNFGVSARLTDSPFFVIEADEYDTAFFDKRSKFVHYHPRTLILNNLEYDHADIFPDVEAIITEFHHLLRTVPGAGAVIVNDGVPALKRVLERGCWTPLQRFAGTGEWQVRLDAVDGSRFTVLEQDVERGQVSWEMAGSFNADNALAALLAARHAGVPLAVGCVALRNFQGVRRRLELCGRAGGVAVYDDFAHHPTAIAATITALRGRMAGTGRLIAVLEPRSNTMKMGVHRQTLGPSLQGADRAFVYAPADLGWDVAAALDSAAQVYVDMDALLRALDAELRPGDHILIMSNGAFGGIHGRLLERLARRDVPAGS; this is encoded by the coding sequence ATGCATATCCACGTCCTCGGCGTCTGCGGGACTTTCATGGGAGGTATCGCGTTGCTGGCGCGGGCGGCGGGGCACCAAGTAACGGGTTCGGATGCACACACCTATCCCCCCATGAGTGATCTGCTGGCCCGTGAAGGGGTTATGGTCCATGAAGGCTATGATCCCGCTCAACTGGATCCTGTCCCCGACCTGGTGCTCATCGGCAACGCCCTGTCGCGAGGCAACCTCTGTGTGGAGGCCGTTCTGGACCGGCAGATACCCTATGATTCCGGTCCCGCCTGGCTGTCCCGGGAGATACTGCAAAGCCGCTGGGTACTGGCCGTGGCGGGTACCCACGGCAAGACCACGACGACCTCCATCCTGACCTGGATATTGCAGGAGGCAGGACTCGATCCGGGGTTTCTCATCGGTGGGGAGGCGCGCAATTTCGGTGTGTCGGCGCGGCTGACGGATAGCCCTTTTTTTGTGATCGAGGCGGATGAGTATGACACCGCCTTTTTCGATAAACGTTCCAAGTTCGTGCACTATCACCCGCGGACGCTGATACTCAACAATCTGGAATACGACCATGCCGATATATTTCCGGATGTAGAGGCGATCATCACCGAGTTTCACCACCTGCTGCGCACCGTACCCGGCGCGGGCGCGGTTATCGTGAATGATGGAGTACCAGCGCTGAAACGGGTGCTGGAGCGCGGTTGTTGGACGCCACTGCAACGCTTTGCCGGTACGGGTGAGTGGCAGGTGCGGCTGGACGCTGTGGATGGCAGCCGTTTTACCGTGCTGGAGCAGGACGTCGAGCGCGGGCAAGTCAGTTGGGAGATGGCCGGGTCCTTCAACGCCGATAATGCATTAGCGGCCTTGCTGGCGGCGCGGCATGCCGGGGTACCGCTAGCGGTCGGATGTGTGGCATTGCGCAACTTTCAGGGGGTGCGGCGGCGCCTGGAGCTGTGTGGACGGGCTGGTGGCGTGGCGGTGTATGACGACTTTGCCCACCACCCCACGGCCATCGCTGCCACCATCACGGCCCTGCGCGGGCGGATGGCGGGGACGGGGCGTCTGATTGCCGTGCTGGAACCACGCTCCAATACCATGAAGATGGGGGTGCACCGGCAGACGCTGGGACCAAGTTTGCAAGGCGCGGATCGAGCGTTTGTCTATGCTCCGGCAGATCTGGGTTGGGATGTGGCGGCAGCCCTGGATTCCGCCGCGCAAGTTTATGTCGATATGGACGCGCTCTTGCGGGCGCTGGACGCAGAATTGCGCCCGGGGGATCACATACTCATCATGAGCAACGGTGCCTTCGGCGGGATTCACGGACGCCTGCTCGAACGTCTCGCCCGCCGGGATGTACCGGCAGGGTCGTAA
- a CDS encoding flavin prenyltransferase UbiX, which yields MEDRRRQDRVCVAISGASGAAYGLRLVEVLLTAGVRVYLLISDAARVVCREELSLDLPDTAEAVTRFLNERFGADPDLLSVYAQDDWLSPVASGSNAAQAMVVCPCSGGTLAAIAHGLSENLIERAADVMLKEGLKLILVPRESPVSTIHLENMLKLAQMGVCILPASPGFYHHPQKIEDLVDFIVARILDQLGLPNRIVRRWGE from the coding sequence ATGGAAGATCGGCGACGGCAGGATCGGGTTTGTGTGGCGATAAGCGGCGCTTCCGGTGCCGCTTATGGATTGCGGCTGGTGGAGGTGCTCCTGACCGCCGGGGTGCGGGTCTATCTGCTGATATCGGACGCGGCGCGGGTGGTTTGCCGTGAGGAGTTGAGTCTGGATCTCCCGGATACGGCTGAGGCGGTGACCCGTTTCCTCAATGAACGGTTCGGCGCCGACCCGGACCTGTTATCGGTTTATGCCCAGGATGACTGGCTGTCTCCCGTGGCCTCCGGCTCCAATGCGGCTCAGGCCATGGTGGTCTGTCCCTGTTCCGGGGGGACACTGGCCGCCATTGCCCACGGGCTGTCCGAGAATCTGATCGAGCGCGCCGCCGATGTGATGCTGAAAGAAGGCCTGAAACTCATTCTGGTGCCCCGCGAAAGCCCCGTCTCGACGATCCATCTGGAAAATATGCTGAAGCTGGCACAGATGGGGGTATGCATTCTGCCGGCGAGCCCCGGTTTTTACCACCACCCCCAAAAAATCGAAGATTTGGTGGATTTCATCGTGGCGCGGATTCTGGACCAACTGGGGTTGCCGAACCGGATTGTGCGGCGCTGGGGAGAGTAG
- a CDS encoding ABC transporter ATP-binding protein — translation MGRPDAIVLTDIATRFGTHWIQRHLDLTVRCGEILAIVGGSGTGKTTLLRAMMGLVPIAEGRMTILGENPQALNLRELIALRQRWGVLFQQGALFSALTVYENIAFPLLEWGYLSRSEISDLVALKLQMVGLKPSDAWKLPAELSGGMVKRVALARALAMEAEILFLDEPTSGLDPIAAAEFDALLRQIHGDIGFTVVMVSHDLDSLAAIADRVAVLADGKVLTVGSLIEVQQVHSPYIRAFFHGERGERLLTSLRAAEKRPTLPSAAQSGSATPVGPESAPR, via the coding sequence ATGGGCCGCCCCGACGCCATCGTCCTGACCGATATCGCCACCCGGTTCGGAACTCACTGGATTCAGCGGCACCTCGATCTGACCGTTCGCTGCGGAGAGATACTCGCCATCGTCGGCGGCAGTGGCACCGGTAAGACCACGCTGCTGCGCGCCATGATGGGCCTCGTCCCCATCGCTGAAGGACGGATGACCATCCTTGGCGAAAATCCGCAAGCGCTCAATCTGCGCGAACTAATTGCCCTGCGCCAGCGCTGGGGAGTGCTCTTTCAACAGGGAGCCCTGTTCAGCGCCCTGACGGTTTATGAAAATATCGCCTTTCCGCTACTGGAGTGGGGATATCTCAGCCGTTCCGAAATCAGCGATCTGGTGGCTCTGAAGTTGCAAATGGTAGGCCTGAAGCCCAGCGACGCCTGGAAACTGCCGGCGGAGTTGTCGGGAGGAATGGTCAAACGGGTTGCCCTCGCCCGCGCCCTGGCCATGGAAGCGGAGATTCTCTTTCTCGACGAACCCACTTCCGGACTCGACCCTATCGCGGCCGCGGAATTTGACGCCCTGCTCCGGCAGATCCACGGCGATATCGGCTTTACCGTGGTCATGGTCAGTCACGACCTGGACAGCCTCGCCGCCATCGCTGATCGTGTCGCCGTGCTGGCCGACGGCAAGGTGCTGACGGTCGGTTCACTGATAGAGGTTCAACAGGTGCATTCCCCCTACATCCGTGCGTTCTTCCATGGGGAACGTGGCGAACGCCTGCTGACCAGCCTCCGCGCCGCAGAAAAACGCCCTACTCTCCCCAGCGCCGCACAATCCGGTTCGGCAACCCCAGTTGGTCCAGAATCCGCGCCACGATGA
- a CDS encoding ABC transporter permease: MTEKSPDPHTAKISAHQPRWECDDRTLRLSGRWTLRRLGGRFAAQEAALRNIAPEICWDLSAVEVLDSAGALLLWQAWGNHLPKNIRMADQHHNIFARLADIQPITARPRHPWHFLDQLGAFLIETGRDLWGLFLLMGALLLEFGRGLRHPRSFPWREISATIVNTGPNSLPILTLIGFLIGVVISFQSASTLAQYGANIYIINIAGLSILREFGPLITAIILSGRSGSAFTAQIGGMCVTEELDALRTFGIPPIRRLILPKVIGLALVMPLLVLWTDMVGLYGAMLVAKVDLGISNRFFIEQMPAVVPSFNLWLGVVKGALFGVLIAWIAGFHGLKVKPNTTSLSRETTNSVVMSITVVILIDAILALVFANTGIAN; the protein is encoded by the coding sequence ATGACCGAGAAAAGCCCAGACCCACACACCGCTAAAATCAGCGCGCACCAACCGCGATGGGAGTGCGATGATCGAACGCTGCGCCTCAGCGGGCGCTGGACATTGCGGCGCCTCGGCGGGAGATTCGCGGCACAGGAAGCGGCGCTGCGGAACATCGCCCCGGAAATATGCTGGGATCTCTCGGCGGTCGAGGTCCTCGACAGCGCCGGGGCCCTCCTGCTTTGGCAGGCATGGGGCAATCATCTGCCCAAAAACATCCGGATGGCCGACCAGCATCACAACATCTTCGCCCGTCTGGCGGACATCCAGCCCATCACGGCACGGCCCCGGCATCCCTGGCATTTTCTCGACCAGCTCGGCGCCTTCCTGATCGAAACCGGACGCGACCTCTGGGGACTTTTTCTGCTCATGGGCGCTCTGCTGCTGGAGTTCGGGCGTGGCCTGCGCCACCCCCGAAGTTTTCCCTGGCGCGAAATCTCCGCCACCATCGTCAATACCGGGCCGAACTCATTGCCCATCCTCACCCTGATCGGCTTCCTCATCGGCGTGGTGATTTCCTTTCAGTCGGCCTCGACGCTTGCCCAATATGGCGCTAACATTTACATCATCAATATTGCCGGCCTGAGCATACTGCGTGAGTTTGGCCCGCTGATCACCGCGATCATTCTCTCGGGGCGTTCCGGCTCGGCGTTCACCGCGCAAATCGGCGGCATGTGCGTAACCGAAGAACTGGACGCCCTGCGCACTTTCGGTATTCCCCCGATCCGCCGTCTGATTCTGCCCAAGGTCATTGGTCTGGCGCTGGTAATGCCACTACTCGTTCTCTGGACCGACATGGTCGGCCTGTATGGAGCCATGCTCGTGGCCAAAGTGGATCTCGGCATCAGCAACCGTTTCTTTATCGAACAAATGCCCGCCGTAGTTCCCAGCTTCAATTTGTGGCTGGGCGTTGTCAAAGGAGCCCTCTTCGGCGTCCTCATTGCATGGATCGCGGGCTTTCATGGCCTCAAGGTGAAGCCCAATACCACCAGCCTGAGCCGGGAAACCACCAACTCCGTAGTCATGTCCATCACCGTGGTGATCCTTATCGATGCCATTCTTGCCCTGGTTTTTGCCAATACGGGAATCGCCAACTGA
- a CDS encoding LEA type 2 family protein has protein sequence MAIVARSSRITQRFRCWAALLVALPLSACGAFPAYQPEVQLLSIQPETVGLVAQTFMLSLKVSNPNDSALRAKAGEARLYVQDRQVAYGLLDKPIVVPAYGSATVSIPVTGNFLPLLGDLGSVSAGAGLPYTVKGYLVTGMFDMRVPFTVTGALHLPLSPSPSAVLP, from the coding sequence ATGGCCATTGTCGCACGAAGTTCCCGCATCACCCAACGGTTTCGCTGCTGGGCCGCACTGCTGGTCGCGCTGCCGCTCAGCGCCTGCGGTGCCTTCCCTGCCTACCAGCCGGAGGTGCAGTTGCTGAGTATTCAGCCCGAAACGGTAGGTCTGGTCGCGCAGACTTTTATGCTGTCGCTCAAGGTCAGCAACCCCAATGACAGTGCGCTCCGTGCCAAGGCGGGAGAGGCGCGTCTGTATGTGCAGGATCGGCAGGTGGCTTACGGATTGCTGGACAAGCCGATCGTTGTACCCGCCTATGGTAGCGCCACGGTGAGTATCCCGGTCACAGGCAATTTTCTGCCATTGCTGGGGGATCTCGGCAGTGTCAGCGCCGGGGCGGGACTCCCCTATACCGTCAAAGGTTATCTGGTGACCGGCATGTTCGATATGCGGGTACCTTTTACCGTCACTGGTGCTTTGCATCTGCCGCTGTCGCCGAGCCCCAGCGCAGTTTTGCCTTGA
- a CDS encoding endonuclease/exonuclease/phosphatase family protein, with protein sequence MTETSEFSVTSFNIQVGIGSHRARHMFLHGWKYVMPHGQSLRNLERIAAVLEGTDIAGLNEVDAGSFRSQYVNQAGFLADRAHFPYWAQQRTRDFGDFAQHSNGILSRWPIEETIAHSLPSFMKGRGMLENRINAGGRSLTVIITHLGLSRHARLGQIRDLAQRLRGRPNLILMGDLNCTARSPEMRILLNESGLQAPPWSPPTFPSWSPRFSFDHILCSPDLEFTMIETVTEPLSDHLPLKAKLRWGSATAADAKHQ encoded by the coding sequence ATGACTGAGACCTCAGAGTTTTCTGTGACGTCCTTCAACATCCAGGTGGGTATCGGCTCCCACCGCGCCCGGCACATGTTTCTGCACGGCTGGAAGTACGTGATGCCGCATGGCCAGAGTCTGCGCAACCTGGAGCGGATCGCCGCGGTTCTGGAGGGAACCGACATCGCCGGACTCAACGAGGTCGATGCCGGCTCTTTTCGCAGCCAGTATGTCAATCAGGCGGGTTTTCTCGCTGACCGAGCCCATTTCCCTTACTGGGCGCAACAACGTACCCGCGACTTTGGCGACTTTGCCCAGCATAGCAACGGCATTCTCTCCCGCTGGCCGATCGAAGAGACCATCGCGCATTCCCTGCCCAGCTTCATGAAAGGGCGCGGCATGCTGGAAAACCGGATCAACGCCGGTGGAAGATCCCTGACAGTGATCATCACCCACCTCGGCCTCAGCCGTCATGCGCGCCTCGGTCAGATACGCGATCTCGCCCAACGCCTGCGCGGACGCCCAAATCTCATTCTCATGGGCGACCTGAACTGCACGGCGCGTTCCCCGGAAATGCGCATACTCCTCAATGAAAGTGGCCTGCAGGCGCCGCCCTGGAGCCCACCTACCTTTCCCAGCTGGTCACCGCGCTTTTCCTTCGATCACATCCTCTGTAGCCCTGACCTGGAATTCACGATGATTGAAACCGTCACCGAACCGCTCTCCGATCACCTCCCCCTCAAGGCAAAACTGCGCTGGGGCTCGGCGACAGCGGCAGATGCAAAGCACCAGTGA
- a CDS encoding HesA/MoeB/ThiF family protein produces the protein MTDTLDDAALLRYARQILLPEIDIAGQQALAASRVLIIGMGGLGCPAAQYLAAAGVGNLTLCDGDQVDLSNLQRQILYGEADLGRLKALAARDRLRAMNQQIRVSAWVESAQPESLAAALDTHDVVLDCTDNFGSRHAINRACRNAGKPLVSAAAIRWEGQLAVFDFRVSESACYACLYPDGVEDTEDTCSRSGVLGPLLGVLGSMQAAEAIRLLCTGHSPLAGQLLLVDAQSWQWRQIALRRDPACGVCA, from the coding sequence ATGACTGATACCCTCGACGACGCTGCACTGCTGCGTTATGCGCGCCAGATTCTTTTGCCGGAAATCGACATTGCCGGACAACAGGCGCTGGCGGCCAGCCGGGTGCTGATCATCGGCATGGGCGGCCTGGGCTGCCCGGCCGCCCAGTATCTCGCGGCCGCGGGCGTCGGCAACCTGACCCTCTGCGATGGAGATCAGGTCGATCTCAGCAATCTGCAACGCCAGATTCTCTATGGCGAGGCCGACCTGGGACGCCTCAAAGCGTTGGCCGCACGCGATCGACTGCGCGCCATGAACCAGCAGATTCGGGTCAGCGCCTGGGTGGAATCAGCGCAACCCGAGTCTCTTGCCGCGGCACTGGACACCCACGATGTGGTACTGGATTGCACCGACAACTTCGGCAGCAGGCACGCCATCAACCGCGCCTGCCGTAATGCTGGTAAACCTTTGGTCAGTGCCGCGGCCATCCGTTGGGAAGGGCAACTCGCCGTCTTTGATTTTCGTGTATCGGAAAGCGCCTGCTATGCCTGTCTCTACCCGGACGGCGTAGAGGATACCGAAGATACCTGCTCACGCAGCGGCGTCCTTGGCCCACTCCTCGGGGTACTTGGCAGCATGCAGGCGGCAGAAGCCATCCGCCTGCTATGCACCGGCCATTCCCCGCTGGCCGGACAACTCCTGCTGGTGGATGCGCAAAGCTGGCAGTGGCGGCAGATCGCCCTGCGCCGCGACCCGGCCTGCGGCGTCTGCGCATGA
- a CDS encoding lipocalin-like domain-containing protein: MISHFWSGLPRKGIYSGLLVLCCGLCGPVQAESGLPGTPLPLQPTPDVKVTPQYPMQFPNALGSHPNFPIEWWYVTGWLHNASGKQLGFQITFFRVRPAEVWANPSAFNPGELLFAEAALSDPRIGHLLTAQRTARAGLGLAGADRDHTDVWIRHWYLRQQGQAYETHINGRKIRYRLRFTPTQPVLLEGLQGISRKGPDPKNASYYYSLPHLKVSGTVDIKGRREPVSGEAWLDHEWSAAYLPKQAVGWDWLGVNLKNGGALMVFMMRRADGAPFWLAGTERNAQGQVHYIPAKDIRMQPSDWWRSPQTGIRYPVRWQMQVGNLHFAIVPLMDNQEFDASRSSGTVYWEGAVRAVTGRQTVGRGYLELTGYGGRLALGQ; encoded by the coding sequence ATGATTAGTCATTTCTGGTCTGGATTACCGCGTAAAGGGATATATTCTGGTCTTCTGGTACTGTGCTGCGGGCTCTGTGGACCAGTGCAGGCCGAATCCGGTCTGCCGGGGACACCCCTGCCTTTACAGCCCACCCCGGATGTGAAGGTCACCCCGCAGTACCCCATGCAATTCCCCAACGCCCTGGGCAGTCACCCGAATTTCCCCATTGAATGGTGGTATGTAACGGGCTGGCTGCATAACGCATCGGGAAAACAGCTGGGATTTCAGATCACCTTTTTCCGGGTCCGGCCCGCTGAAGTCTGGGCGAACCCCAGCGCCTTCAATCCCGGTGAACTGCTTTTTGCCGAAGCGGCGCTGAGCGATCCGCGCATCGGGCATCTGCTCACCGCGCAACGGACGGCGCGCGCGGGTCTCGGGTTGGCAGGGGCGGATCGAGACCATACCGATGTCTGGATTCGCCATTGGTATCTGCGCCAGCAGGGGCAGGCTTACGAAACACATATCAACGGCAGAAAAATCCGTTATCGACTGCGATTCACGCCAACCCAACCCGTGCTGCTCGAAGGTCTCCAGGGCATCAGCCGGAAGGGTCCAGACCCGAAGAATGCCAGCTACTACTACAGTCTTCCACATCTGAAGGTCAGCGGGACGGTGGACATTAAAGGACGGCGTGAGCCCGTCAGCGGGGAGGCGTGGCTGGATCACGAATGGTCGGCGGCGTACCTGCCCAAACAGGCTGTCGGTTGGGATTGGCTGGGGGTCAATCTGAAGAATGGCGGTGCCCTCATGGTCTTCATGATGCGCCGCGCCGACGGTGCGCCCTTCTGGCTGGCAGGTACAGAGCGCAATGCGCAGGGCCAGGTACACTACATTCCGGCCAAAGACATCCGCATGCAGCCCTCCGATTGGTGGCGGTCGCCGCAAACCGGTATACGCTACCCCGTGCGCTGGCAGATGCAGGTGGGAAACCTGCATTTCGCTATCGTCCCGCTCATGGACAATCAGGAATTCGACGCCAGCCGCAGCAGCGGCACCGTCTACTGGGAAGGGGCCGTGCGCGCCGTGACCGGCCGACAGACCGTAGGGAGGGGATATCTGGAACTCACCGGCTATGGCGGCCGTCTGGCGCTGGGTCAATGA